The following are encoded together in the Balaenoptera acutorostrata chromosome 9, mBalAcu1.1, whole genome shotgun sequence genome:
- the CRYAB gene encoding alpha-crystallin B chain has translation MDIAIHHPWIRRSFFPLHSPSRLFDQFFGEHLLESDLFPASTSLSPFYLRLPSFLRAPSWIDTGLSEMRLEKDRFSVNLDVKHFSPEELKVKVLGDVIEVHGKHEERQDEHGFISREFHRKYRIPADVDPLTITSSLSSDGILTVNGPRKQASGPERTIPITREEKPAVTAAPKK, from the exons ATGGACATCGCCATCCACCACCCTTGGATCCGCCgctccttctttcctcttcacTCTCCCAGCCGCCTCTTTGACCAGTTCTTTGGTGAGCACCTGCTGGAGTCTGATCTCTTCCCAGCTTCTACTTCCCTGAGCCCCTTCTACCTTCGGCTGCCTTCATTTCTGCGGGCACCCAGCTGGATTGACACTGGGCTCTCAGAG ATGCGTCTGGAGAAGGACAGATTCTCTGTCAACCTGGATGTGAAGCACTTCTCCCCAGAGGAACTCAAGGTCAAGGTGCTGGGAGATGTGATTGAGGTGCATGGCAAACATGAAGAGCGCCAG GATGAACATGGCTTCATCTCCCGGGAGTTCCACCGCAAATACCGGATCCCAGCTGATGTGGACCCTCTCACCATTACTTCATCCCTGTCATCTGATGGCATCCTCACTGTGAATGGACCAAGGAAACAGGCCTCCGGCCCTGAGCGCACCATTCCCATCACCCGTGAAGAGAAACCTGCTGTCACTGCAGCCCCCAAGAAGTAG